In Mycolicibacterium mucogenicum DSM 44124, the following are encoded in one genomic region:
- a CDS encoding URC4/urg3 family protein, which translates to MTISTGTGTDSAVAVGILRSTGAVRERAEFLLCRARAGESRWFVVDDDALAQAADLVADVTRTRYPDLAIPYHSRWRHFEAGGVDRTADLRARLAGLDAAAQARAMIDLAVVSVLLDAGAGPDWGYTEPITGQRFTRSEGLGVASWHAFADGLFSSDPAQPWQVDAAALRAIDDAALGRAFQAAPDNPLVGLSGRVQLLRRLGAALDDRPEVFGPQGRPGGLFDVLAGPEVHAHDILVRLLGTLSGVWLADNDIGGIPLGDCWPHPAVPGPGLSRGWMPFHKLSQWLTYSLLEPFEWAGVPVTGLDALTGLPEYRNGGLLLDTGVLRLRDPSAADRTWSVADELVVEWRALTVALLDELAPLVRTALGLDSAALPLACVLEGGTWAAGRTLAQQLRAGNPPLSISSDGTVF; encoded by the coding sequence ATGACGATCAGCACCGGCACTGGCACCGACAGCGCCGTCGCGGTCGGCATCCTGCGCAGCACAGGCGCCGTCCGCGAACGCGCCGAGTTCCTGCTGTGCCGGGCACGCGCGGGGGAGTCCCGCTGGTTCGTGGTCGACGACGACGCACTGGCGCAGGCCGCTGACCTCGTCGCCGACGTCACCCGCACGCGCTACCCGGATTTGGCGATCCCGTACCACAGCCGCTGGCGCCATTTCGAGGCCGGCGGCGTCGACCGCACCGCCGACCTGCGCGCCCGGCTGGCCGGGTTGGATGCCGCCGCTCAGGCCCGCGCCATGATCGACCTGGCCGTGGTCAGTGTGCTGCTCGACGCCGGTGCGGGTCCCGACTGGGGCTACACGGAACCGATTACCGGTCAACGCTTCACGCGGTCCGAAGGCCTCGGGGTGGCCAGTTGGCATGCCTTCGCCGACGGGCTGTTCTCCAGTGACCCGGCCCAGCCCTGGCAGGTCGACGCCGCGGCACTGCGCGCCATCGACGACGCCGCCCTCGGCCGGGCATTTCAGGCCGCGCCGGACAATCCGCTGGTCGGGCTCAGCGGCCGGGTGCAGCTGCTGCGGCGGCTCGGTGCCGCGCTCGACGATCGTCCTGAGGTCTTCGGCCCGCAGGGGCGTCCCGGCGGCCTGTTCGACGTGCTGGCCGGCCCGGAAGTCCACGCGCACGACATCCTGGTGCGGCTCTTGGGCACCCTTTCCGGAGTCTGGCTGGCCGACAACGACATTGGCGGCATCCCACTCGGTGACTGCTGGCCGCACCCGGCAGTGCCGGGACCGGGGCTGTCGCGTGGGTGGATGCCGTTCCACAAGCTGTCGCAGTGGCTGACCTACTCACTACTGGAGCCGTTCGAATGGGCCGGCGTGCCGGTCACCGGGCTGGACGCGCTCACCGGCCTGCCCGAATACCGCAACGGCGGCCTGCTGCTCGATACCGGTGTTCTGCGCCTGCGGGATCCGTCGGCCGCGGACCGAACCTGGTCGGTGGCCGACGAATTGGTCGTCGAATGGCGAGCACTGACCGTCGCACTGCTGGACGAGCTTGCGCCGCTGGTGCGCACCGCGCTCGGCCTCGATTCCGCGGCGCTGCCGCTGGCCTGTGTTCTGGAGGGTGGCACCTGGGCAGCCGGGCGCACCCTGGCGCAGCAGCTGCGGGCCGGCAACCCGCCGCTGTCCATCAGCAGTGACGGCACGGTTTTCTAG
- a CDS encoding bifunctional nitrate reductase/sulfite reductase flavoprotein subunit alpha, with protein sequence MATPGAHTTRTACSYCGVGCGISVETRTDAGTGLPVIARVSGDRLHPTNFGRLCTKGATHADLMHADDGRLTTALVRRNGEMVSVATDDATAEAGRRLRAIIDEHGPDAVALYVSGQMTIEAQYLANKLAKGFIRTVHIESNSRLCMASAGTGFKQSLGADGPPGSYTDFDSADLFFVIGANMADCHPILFLRMADRIAKGAKLIVVDPRRTATADKADLFLQIKPGTDLALLNGLLHLLVESGAIDHEFIAEHTEGWETMPAFLADYPPAKVAEITGIPEADIRRAAEMIAEAGEWMSCWTMGLNQSTHGTWNTNAICNLHLATGAICRTGSGPMSLTGQPNAMGGREMGYMGPGLPGQRAVTSADDRAFVEEQWELEPGTIRTDVGPGTIEMFRQLGTGDIKAVWIICTNPVASVANRQTVIDGLRAAELVITQDTYQDTATNAHADIVLPATLWAEADGVMINSERNLTLLQQSIPAAGDARPDWELICNVARHMGFGDDFEYKSSEDVFAEIRQFTNRRTGYDLSGVTYERLRETPLQWPCPPDSGDRNPIRYLNDGVSQDLFVGADGHRPRLAFPTPSHRAVFHARPHLDARELPDDEFPLVLNTGRLQHQWHTMTKTGKVEKLNKLTGKPFIEIHPADAADLGITDGVSVEVSSRRGTAVLPAVLTDRVRPGSCFAPFHWNDQQGDQLTINAVTNDAVDPDSLQPEFKVCAVRLAPVVTEAVVEPLAALIGAGTHPLAAALGLAGPPALSDTEKVYLSGFFSGVEQSTGVPVLPASAPVSRMVRLWVDGALAGAHSVAGPVPALDVPPEPAGPLVLWASQTGTAEEFAAGLAARIAGARLQVLDDTALDELAAAGEVLVVTSTFGDGGPPDNGVDFWARLSAADAPDLSGVRYSVLGIGDRAYENFCGYAKSLDGRFAELGATALLDRADCEAYDDEPLAHWSDAVVELAAAAPQVPTAPAKPARPAAPAKPAAPAKPFTRNNPLPVPLCRNTVLTKGGMKEVRQIGFDLSGHDVSYGVGDALGVVVANCAETVSAWLTATGLSGDEVIEIDGGETALRDALTTSYDICKVSPNLIDFVAERGRAKILRAPRGERDRWLDGRTGLDLVEEFTVRAEPEEWRDALVRLAPRSYSISSSPLVSPDEVQLTVSVVRYAGARGGTRHGVASTYLADRAQTVPVFLQPAPHFRPPEDALTPMIMVGPGTGIAPFRGFLHERRALGHTGRNWLFFGDQHRAENYYYQDELEAFAADGLLTRLDTAFSRDQARRVYVQHRMRERGEILWRWLEDGAHFYVCGDATRMAKDVDAALTNIIRTHGGMSESAAHDYKRELIADKRYVRDVY encoded by the coding sequence ATGGCCACCCCGGGAGCGCACACCACACGCACCGCGTGCTCCTACTGCGGTGTCGGTTGCGGTATTTCGGTCGAAACCCGCACCGACGCCGGTACCGGGCTGCCTGTGATCGCACGCGTATCCGGGGACCGCTTGCACCCCACCAACTTCGGACGGCTGTGCACAAAGGGCGCCACGCACGCCGACTTGATGCATGCCGACGACGGCCGGCTCACCACCGCGCTGGTGCGGCGCAATGGCGAGATGGTCAGCGTCGCCACCGACGACGCCACCGCCGAAGCCGGGCGCCGGCTGCGGGCCATCATCGACGAACACGGTCCCGACGCTGTGGCGCTGTATGTTTCGGGGCAGATGACCATCGAGGCCCAGTATCTGGCCAACAAGCTGGCCAAGGGCTTCATCCGCACCGTGCACATCGAGTCCAACTCCCGGCTGTGCATGGCGAGCGCCGGGACCGGATTCAAGCAGTCGCTCGGTGCCGACGGCCCGCCCGGGTCGTACACCGATTTCGATTCGGCCGACCTGTTTTTCGTGATCGGCGCCAACATGGCCGACTGCCACCCGATCCTCTTCCTTCGCATGGCAGACCGGATCGCCAAGGGCGCCAAGCTGATCGTCGTCGACCCGCGCCGCACCGCGACCGCCGACAAGGCCGATCTGTTCCTGCAGATCAAACCCGGCACCGACCTGGCGCTGCTCAACGGCCTGCTGCACCTCCTGGTCGAAAGTGGTGCGATCGACCACGAATTCATCGCCGAGCACACCGAGGGCTGGGAGACCATGCCCGCGTTCCTCGCCGACTATCCGCCGGCGAAGGTTGCCGAGATCACCGGCATCCCCGAAGCCGACATCCGCCGCGCCGCCGAGATGATCGCGGAGGCGGGGGAGTGGATGTCGTGCTGGACCATGGGTTTGAACCAGAGCACGCACGGCACCTGGAACACCAACGCCATCTGCAACCTGCACCTGGCCACCGGTGCCATCTGCCGCACCGGCAGCGGCCCGATGTCCCTGACCGGCCAGCCCAACGCCATGGGCGGCCGCGAAATGGGTTACATGGGACCGGGTCTGCCCGGGCAGCGTGCGGTGACGTCGGCCGACGACCGGGCCTTCGTCGAAGAGCAGTGGGAGCTGGAACCGGGCACCATCCGCACCGACGTCGGCCCCGGCACCATCGAGATGTTCCGGCAGCTGGGGACCGGTGACATCAAGGCGGTCTGGATCATCTGCACCAATCCCGTTGCCTCCGTGGCCAATCGGCAGACCGTCATCGACGGCCTAAGGGCCGCCGAGCTGGTCATCACCCAGGACACCTACCAGGACACCGCGACCAACGCCCACGCCGACATCGTGCTGCCCGCGACGCTGTGGGCTGAGGCCGACGGCGTCATGATCAACTCCGAGCGCAACCTGACCCTGTTGCAGCAGAGCATCCCCGCCGCCGGAGACGCGCGGCCCGACTGGGAACTGATCTGCAATGTCGCCCGGCACATGGGCTTCGGCGACGATTTCGAGTACAAGTCCAGCGAGGACGTGTTCGCCGAAATCCGTCAGTTCACCAACCGCCGGACGGGCTACGACCTCAGCGGCGTGACGTACGAGCGACTACGGGAGACCCCACTGCAGTGGCCGTGCCCGCCGGACAGTGGCGACCGGAACCCGATCCGCTATCTCAACGACGGCGTGAGCCAGGACCTGTTCGTCGGCGCGGACGGGCACCGGCCGCGGCTGGCGTTCCCGACGCCCTCGCACCGAGCGGTGTTCCACGCCCGCCCGCACCTGGACGCCAGGGAACTGCCCGACGACGAATTCCCGTTGGTGCTGAACACCGGTCGGCTGCAACACCAGTGGCACACCATGACCAAGACGGGCAAGGTCGAGAAGCTCAACAAGCTGACCGGGAAGCCGTTCATCGAGATTCATCCCGCCGACGCGGCTGACCTCGGGATCACCGACGGTGTGTCCGTAGAGGTTTCGTCCCGCCGCGGCACGGCGGTCCTGCCGGCCGTCCTGACCGACCGGGTGCGGCCGGGGAGCTGCTTCGCGCCGTTCCACTGGAACGACCAGCAGGGTGACCAGCTGACGATCAACGCCGTCACCAACGACGCGGTGGACCCCGATTCGCTGCAGCCCGAATTCAAGGTGTGCGCGGTACGACTGGCGCCGGTCGTGACCGAGGCCGTTGTCGAGCCTCTCGCCGCACTCATCGGTGCCGGCACCCACCCGCTGGCCGCCGCGCTCGGCCTGGCCGGACCTCCCGCGCTCAGCGACACCGAAAAGGTCTACCTGTCCGGCTTTTTCAGTGGCGTCGAGCAATCCACCGGGGTCCCGGTGCTGCCCGCGTCGGCGCCCGTCAGCCGCATGGTGCGGCTGTGGGTCGACGGAGCGCTGGCCGGAGCACACAGCGTCGCGGGTCCGGTGCCCGCCCTCGATGTCCCACCGGAGCCCGCGGGACCGTTGGTGCTGTGGGCCTCGCAGACCGGCACCGCCGAGGAGTTCGCCGCCGGACTGGCCGCGAGGATCGCCGGGGCCCGGCTGCAGGTTCTGGACGACACCGCGCTGGACGAGCTCGCCGCCGCGGGCGAAGTCCTGGTCGTGACAAGCACTTTCGGGGACGGCGGGCCGCCCGACAATGGCGTCGATTTCTGGGCTCGCCTGAGCGCCGCCGATGCGCCGGATCTCTCCGGGGTGCGGTACTCCGTACTCGGAATCGGCGACCGGGCGTACGAGAACTTCTGCGGCTACGCCAAATCCCTGGACGGCCGCTTCGCCGAACTCGGGGCCACGGCGCTGCTGGACCGCGCGGACTGCGAGGCGTACGACGACGAGCCGCTTGCGCACTGGTCCGATGCGGTCGTCGAGTTGGCCGCGGCAGCACCGCAGGTGCCGACCGCGCCGGCCAAACCCGCCAGGCCCGCCGCACCCGCCAAACCTGCCGCACCTGCCAAGCCGTTCACCCGCAACAACCCGCTGCCGGTCCCGTTGTGCCGCAACACTGTGCTGACCAAGGGTGGCATGAAGGAAGTGCGGCAGATCGGCTTCGACCTGTCCGGGCACGACGTCAGCTATGGCGTCGGCGACGCGCTCGGCGTGGTGGTGGCCAACTGCGCGGAGACCGTCTCGGCGTGGCTGACGGCAACCGGCCTCTCCGGTGATGAGGTCATCGAGATCGACGGCGGCGAAACCGCGCTTCGCGATGCCCTGACCACGTCATATGACATCTGCAAGGTGTCGCCGAACCTGATCGACTTCGTGGCCGAACGCGGCCGCGCCAAGATTCTGCGGGCGCCCCGGGGGGAACGCGACCGCTGGCTGGACGGCCGCACCGGCCTGGACCTCGTCGAAGAGTTCACGGTCCGCGCGGAACCCGAGGAGTGGCGAGATGCGTTGGTGCGCCTGGCGCCACGCTCGTACTCGATCTCGTCCAGCCCGCTGGTGAGTCCCGACGAGGTCCAACTGACGGTGTCGGTCGTCCGTTACGCGGGCGCCCGCGGCGGCACCCGGCACGGCGTCGCATCCACCTACCTCGCCGACCGAGCGCAGACGGTGCCGGTGTTCCTGCAGCCGGCACCGCATTTCCGGCCGCCCGAGGATGCGCTGACCCCGATGATCATGGTCGGTCCCGGCACGGGCATCGCACCGTTCCGCGGCTTCCTGCACGAGCGTCGGGCACTGGGGCACACCGGCCGCAACTGGCTGTTCTTCGGCGACCAGCACCGGGCCGAAAACTATTACTACCAAGACGAATTGGAGGCCTTCGCTGCCGACGGTCTGCTGACCCGGCTGGACACCGCGTTCTCCCGGGACCAGGCGCGCCGCGTGTACGTGCAGCACCGGATGCGCGAGCGCGGCGAGATTCTGTGGCGCTGGCTCGAGGACGGCGCGCACTTCTACGTCTGCGGCGACGCGACGCGGATGGCCAAGGACGTCGACGCGGCGCTCACCAACATCATCAGGACCCACGGCGGCATGTCCGAATCGGCGGCGCACGACTACAAGCGTGAGCTGATCGCCGACAAGCGCTACGTCCGCGACGTCTACTGA
- a CDS encoding nitrate/nitrite transporter, which translates to MSLLSRNRDIEHWDAEDVAAWDAGNKNIAKRNLIWSIFAEHVGFSVWSIWSVMVLFMPQAVYGIDALGKFVLGAVPIAVGAFMRIPYTIGPAKFGGRNFTIFSALMLAIPCALTMYFMMHPGTSYTTFLIVAAVAGFGGGNFASSMTNINAFYPQRLKGWALGLNAGGGNIGVPVIQIIGLVTIATLGNRRPEVVCAIYLVLLAGAALGAALFMDNIQGQKSNLSAMVEAMKFRNSWVMCFLYIGTFGSFIGFSFAFTQILNINFTAQDVAPLLEKYHVASVAKLPKEAAKELAKANFDASIHTAWIAFLGPLLGSISRPFGGKLADKIGGGKITLYTFTAMTIVTAVLVSTGMWDDATKGAATGAQMAVYITAFMVLFILTGLGNGSTYKMIPSIFEAKAQSKDELSAAEKTLWSRSMSGALIGFAGAVGAFGGVLVNVVLRASYAGPAHSATTAFWVFLAFYVVCGVVTWFVFLRQPHLRAATGEHVGRDFVPAT; encoded by the coding sequence GTGAGTCTGTTGAGTCGAAACCGCGACATCGAGCACTGGGATGCTGAGGATGTTGCTGCGTGGGACGCGGGCAACAAGAACATCGCCAAGCGGAACCTGATCTGGTCGATCTTCGCCGAGCATGTCGGCTTCTCGGTGTGGAGCATCTGGTCGGTGATGGTCTTGTTCATGCCGCAGGCCGTCTACGGCATCGATGCGCTGGGCAAGTTCGTCCTCGGCGCCGTCCCGATCGCGGTGGGCGCGTTCATGCGCATTCCGTACACCATCGGACCGGCCAAGTTCGGTGGCCGTAACTTCACGATCTTCAGCGCCCTGATGCTGGCCATCCCGTGTGCGCTGACCATGTACTTCATGATGCATCCGGGGACGTCGTACACGACGTTCCTGATCGTCGCCGCAGTCGCCGGTTTCGGTGGCGGCAACTTCGCGTCGTCGATGACGAACATCAACGCCTTCTACCCACAGCGACTCAAGGGCTGGGCCCTGGGCCTGAACGCCGGCGGCGGCAATATCGGTGTGCCGGTCATCCAGATCATCGGCCTGGTCACCATCGCGACGCTCGGCAACCGTCGTCCCGAGGTCGTCTGCGCCATCTATCTGGTGTTGCTGGCTGGCGCCGCCCTGGGTGCCGCCCTGTTCATGGACAACATCCAGGGGCAGAAGTCGAACCTCTCGGCGATGGTCGAGGCCATGAAGTTCCGCAATTCGTGGGTCATGTGCTTCCTCTACATCGGCACCTTCGGTTCGTTCATCGGGTTCAGCTTCGCGTTCACCCAGATTCTGAACATCAACTTCACCGCGCAGGACGTCGCACCGCTGCTGGAGAAGTACCACGTCGCGTCGGTGGCCAAGCTGCCGAAGGAAGCCGCCAAGGAGCTGGCCAAGGCCAACTTCGACGCCTCCATCCACACCGCGTGGATCGCCTTCCTGGGCCCGCTGCTCGGCTCGATCTCGCGTCCGTTCGGCGGCAAGCTCGCCGACAAGATCGGTGGCGGCAAGATCACGCTGTACACCTTCACCGCGATGACGATCGTCACCGCTGTGCTGGTGAGCACCGGCATGTGGGACGACGCCACCAAGGGCGCGGCGACCGGCGCCCAGATGGCCGTCTACATCACGGCGTTCATGGTGTTGTTCATCCTGACCGGCCTCGGCAACGGGTCGACCTACAAGATGATCCCGTCGATCTTCGAGGCCAAGGCGCAGAGCAAGGACGAGCTGAGTGCCGCGGAGAAGACCCTGTGGTCGCGCAGCATGTCCGGCGCACTGATCGGCTTCGCCGGTGCGGTCGGCGCGTTCGGTGGTGTGCTCGTCAACGTCGTGCTCCGGGCGTCGTACGCCGGGCCGGCCCACTCGGCGACCACCGCGTTCTGGGTGTTCCTCGCTTTCTACGTGGTGTGCGGTGTCGTCACCTGGTTCGTGTTCCTGCGCCAGCCGCATCTGCGCGCGGCGACGGGCGAGCACGTCGGCCGGGATTTCGTTCCGGCAACGTAG
- a CDS encoding sterol desaturase family protein: protein MFDLILHAVPVFVLCLVLEALSFRFLPDDDEVGYEFRDSRTSLTMGIGNVIINIGWKLVVLAALSAAYLVAPVHLPADNPLTWIALFVADDFVYYWYHRTHHTIRVFWASHVVHHSSEHYNLSTALRQTWTPFTALPFWLPLAFLGFSPWMILLQQSVSLLYQFFIHTERVGKLWRPIEFVMNTPSHHRVHHGSNDQYLDTNYGGILIIWDRLFGSFRQEGERVCYGLTKNIKTFNPLRVATHEYTAIWQDVRTAKTWKQRFGHTFRGPGWSPDRA, encoded by the coding sequence ATGTTCGATCTGATCCTGCACGCCGTGCCGGTGTTCGTGCTCTGTCTGGTGCTCGAGGCGCTGTCCTTCCGCTTCCTGCCGGACGACGACGAGGTCGGCTACGAATTCCGGGATTCCCGAACGAGTCTCACGATGGGGATCGGCAACGTCATCATCAACATCGGGTGGAAACTGGTGGTCCTGGCGGCGCTCAGCGCGGCCTATCTGGTCGCGCCGGTGCATCTTCCCGCCGACAATCCGCTGACCTGGATCGCGCTCTTCGTCGCCGACGACTTCGTCTACTACTGGTATCACCGCACCCACCACACGATCCGGGTGTTCTGGGCCAGCCACGTCGTGCACCACTCCAGCGAGCACTACAACCTGTCGACGGCACTGCGGCAGACCTGGACGCCGTTCACGGCGCTGCCGTTCTGGCTGCCCTTGGCGTTCCTCGGCTTCTCGCCGTGGATGATCCTGCTGCAGCAGTCGGTCAGCCTCCTCTACCAGTTCTTCATCCACACCGAACGGGTCGGAAAGCTTTGGCGGCCCATCGAATTCGTGATGAACACGCCGTCGCACCATCGGGTGCACCACGGCTCCAACGATCAGTACCTGGACACCAACTACGGTGGCATCCTGATCATCTGGGACCGGCTGTTCGGCAGTTTCCGGCAGGAGGGCGAGCGCGTGTGCTACGGTCTGACCAAGAACATCAAGACCTTCAATCCGCTACGGGTTGCCACGCACGAATACACCGCCATCTGGCAGGATGTGCGAACGGCGAAGACGTGGAAGCAGCGCTTCGGCCACACGTTCCGCGGACCGGGCTGGTCGCCCGACAGGGCGTAA
- a CDS encoding GTP cyclohydrolase II, with translation MVLDSDAASGPSAAVPPRGPARHIRLTSHSGAADALAIHWGAATAAERGPLIGTTTTRAHRNVIGTHSGSYSVYRALAVAAGALSPEHRADLTNTAPTDVVGPYPQWADPGAIVSLDPWGAMVAEAFPAELAAGYDIRPTIAITKAHVMLPEVAEAIVKGRLRPDGRVLLDNGAALVTKAAVEPVWFLPGIAARFGCSETELRRVLFEETGGMYPELVTRGDLEVFLPPIGGQTVYIFGEARDLADPSVELTARVHDECNGSDVFGSDICTCRPYLTHAIEECIQGAQRGGVGLVAYSRKEGRALGEVTKFLVYNARKRQVGGDTADQYFARTECVAGVQDMRFQELMPDVLHWLGIRKIHRLVSMSNMKYDAITGSGIEVVERVNIPDDLIPADARVEIDAKTAAGYFTPGPVPDADELKIAKGRGLTS, from the coding sequence ATGGTCTTGGATTCGGACGCAGCGTCAGGTCCTTCTGCCGCGGTGCCGCCGCGCGGCCCTGCCCGCCACATCCGGCTGACGTCGCACAGCGGCGCGGCCGACGCGCTGGCGATCCACTGGGGTGCAGCGACCGCCGCTGAGCGCGGCCCGCTGATCGGTACCACGACCACGCGCGCGCACCGCAACGTGATCGGCACCCACAGCGGCTCCTACAGCGTCTACCGGGCATTGGCGGTGGCGGCGGGGGCGCTGTCGCCCGAGCACCGCGCCGACCTGACCAACACCGCGCCCACCGATGTGGTCGGCCCGTACCCACAGTGGGCCGACCCCGGGGCGATCGTGAGTCTGGACCCGTGGGGCGCCATGGTCGCGGAGGCGTTCCCCGCCGAACTGGCCGCCGGCTACGACATCCGGCCGACCATCGCCATCACCAAGGCCCACGTGATGCTGCCGGAGGTCGCCGAGGCGATCGTCAAGGGCCGGCTCCGCCCCGACGGCCGGGTACTGCTGGACAATGGCGCCGCGCTGGTGACCAAGGCGGCCGTCGAGCCCGTCTGGTTCCTCCCCGGGATCGCCGCGCGATTCGGTTGCAGCGAAACGGAACTGCGCCGCGTGCTGTTCGAGGAGACCGGCGGTATGTACCCCGAACTCGTCACGCGCGGCGACCTCGAGGTCTTCCTGCCACCCATCGGCGGGCAGACCGTCTACATCTTCGGCGAGGCCCGCGATCTCGCCGACCCCAGCGTGGAGTTGACCGCCCGCGTGCACGACGAGTGCAACGGATCCGACGTTTTCGGCTCCGACATCTGTACGTGCCGGCCGTATCTCACGCATGCCATCGAGGAGTGCATCCAGGGTGCGCAGCGCGGCGGGGTAGGGCTGGTGGCCTATTCACGCAAGGAAGGTCGCGCGCTCGGTGAGGTCACCAAGTTCCTGGTGTACAACGCGCGCAAGCGTCAGGTCGGCGGCGACACCGCCGACCAGTACTTCGCCCGCACGGAATGCGTTGCCGGAGTGCAGGATATGCGATTCCAGGAGCTCATGCCCGACGTGCTGCACTGGCTGGGTATCCGCAAGATTCATCGCCTGGTGTCGATGAGCAACATGAAGTACGACGCCATCACCGGGTCGGGTATCGAGGTCGTCGAACGCGTGAACATCCCCGACGACCTGATCCCGGCCGATGCCCGCGTCGAGATCGACGCCAAGACAGCCGCCGGTTACTTCACCCCCGGACCGGTGCCCGACGCCGACGAACTCAAGATCGCCAAGGGCCGCGGACTCACGTCATGA
- a CDS encoding FadR/GntR family transcriptional regulator has translation MDIAPVTRSAVSDSVFAHLVDEILSGRAAVDDALPSERELALAFAVNRHAIREALKRLQQARLVRISHGGKTRVQDWQQTAGLDVLSALAATGAVPALQIARDIMVMRRSVGADAARLCARNASDEQLTTIADAAAAYPAQHTDESIAADLTFWTAIVDGSGNLAYRLALNTLVAAFADIGFGSIADLGTSAELADRDAHITLAEHLVARDADAAHRVADDLLGRVVEILSAQQ, from the coding sequence ATGGACATCGCACCCGTCACGCGGTCCGCGGTCAGTGACTCGGTCTTCGCGCACCTCGTCGACGAGATCCTGTCCGGCCGTGCCGCGGTCGACGACGCATTGCCGTCCGAGCGCGAGCTGGCCCTCGCTTTCGCGGTGAACCGGCACGCCATCAGGGAAGCGCTCAAGCGGCTGCAGCAGGCCCGGCTGGTACGCATCAGCCACGGCGGCAAGACCCGGGTCCAAGACTGGCAGCAGACGGCCGGCCTGGACGTCCTCAGCGCCCTCGCCGCCACCGGCGCCGTGCCGGCGCTGCAGATCGCCCGCGACATCATGGTGATGCGCCGCTCTGTCGGGGCCGATGCGGCCCGGCTGTGCGCGAGGAACGCCTCCGACGAACAGCTGACGACCATCGCCGATGCCGCTGCGGCCTACCCGGCGCAGCACACCGACGAATCGATCGCCGCTGACCTGACGTTCTGGACCGCGATCGTTGACGGCAGCGGCAACCTGGCGTACCGGCTGGCGCTGAACACGCTGGTCGCGGCATTCGCCGACATCGGCTTCGGCTCGATCGCCGACCTCGGTACGTCCGCCGAACTGGCCGACCGCGACGCCCACATCACGCTGGCCGAGCACCTCGTCGCGCGCGACGCCGATGCCGCTCACCGCGTGGCCGACGACCTGCTGGGCCGGGTCGTCGAAATCCTTTCCGCTCAGCAGTAG
- a CDS encoding DivIVA domain-containing protein, which produces MPLTPADVHNVAFSKPPIGKRGYNEDEVDAFLDLVETELTRLIEENSDLRQRVAELDAELQSARTGQPVAAPVYTPPAPAPEPEPVAAPAPVAAPVAAPVGEDHHVRAAKVLSLAQDTADRLTGSAKAEADKTLADARAQADALVSDAKRTAETTVADAKARAEAMLADAQTRSEAQLRQAQDKADALQADAERKHTEIMGNINQQRTVLEGRLEQLRTFEREYRTRLKTYLESQLEELGQRGSAAPADSAAGGEGAGFGQFNRGNS; this is translated from the coding sequence ATGCCGCTAACTCCGGCTGACGTCCACAACGTCGCATTCAGCAAGCCGCCGATTGGCAAGCGCGGTTATAACGAGGATGAGGTCGATGCGTTCCTCGATCTCGTCGAGACTGAGCTGACCCGGCTGATCGAAGAGAACAGTGATCTGCGGCAGCGGGTCGCCGAACTCGACGCCGAGCTCCAGTCCGCCCGCACCGGCCAGCCGGTCGCGGCTCCGGTCTACACCCCGCCTGCACCCGCACCGGAGCCCGAGCCCGTCGCGGCGCCCGCGCCGGTGGCCGCTCCCGTCGCCGCGCCGGTCGGCGAGGACCACCACGTCCGCGCGGCCAAGGTGCTGAGCCTGGCCCAGGACACCGCCGACCGTCTCACCGGTTCGGCCAAGGCCGAGGCCGACAAGACCCTCGCCGACGCCCGCGCCCAGGCCGACGCTCTGGTCAGCGATGCCAAGCGCACCGCCGAGACCACGGTCGCCGATGCCAAGGCGCGCGCCGAGGCCATGCTGGCCGACGCGCAGACCCGTTCGGAGGCCCAGCTGCGTCAGGCCCAGGACAAGGCCGACGCCCTGCAGGCCGACGCCGAGCGCAAGCACACCGAGATCATGGGCAACATCAACCAGCAGCGCACGGTGCTGGAAGGCCGCCTCGAGCAGCTGCGCACGTTCGAGCGCGAGTACCGCACCCGCCTCAAGACCTACCTGGAGTCGCAGCTCGAAGAGCTCGGCCAGCGTGGTTCTGCCGCACCGGCGGATTCGGCGGCCGGTGGCGAGGGTGCTGGCTTCGGCCAGTTCAACCGGGGCAACAGCTGA